The sequence TCCATATCTGCGATGCAAATGCAATAGTTTACACTTCTTATGGTTTGACCCAACATTTTCAGATGCTCTTGGGCTTCGCGGCGATCGGTGATATCCGTGGTAACTCCAATGCATCCGATAATCCGGTAATGCGAATCAAATAGAGGGGCAATGTTATGAGCAACAAAAACGATTTCTCCGTTCCTCTTTTTTATAGGTTCTTCGGCACCGCGCACAAATTTGCCTTTCAAAATTTCATTCATTGCCCATTTATTAACATCAACGGATTCATCGGTTTCCCAGGGATTAGAATAAAAAGTGTGTGCTCTCATTTCTTCAACATCATAATCAATCAATTTCGCCCAAACATCAGATTCAATTGTGAGAAATTTGCCCTCTTTATCCGCAGTCCAGATACAAGCCGGAGCAAGTTGAACGACCTTTTGATAGCGTTCTTCACTTTCCTTGAGTTGATGAATACGTTTTTCTACTTCCATCTCCAGCGTTTTTTGATAGTTCTGAATTTGTGCTTTCGCCAGTTTCATTCTGGCAGCCCGCAAAATCGCATCTTTCAATTTTTTTAGATTAAGAGGCTTATATAAAAATGAAAATGCACCGAGATTGATCGCTTTGATAAGCATATCCATATCCTCATAAGCGGTCATCAAAATTATTTCTAAGTCCGGATATAAGTCTTTGATATTTCTTAGCAGATCAATTCCGGTTAATCGAGGCAGGCGGATGTCTGTTAATACTACATCAAAAGTTTCGTTTAGCAGAGACAGGGCTGCCGGAACAGTATTCGCTCTAACGCATTCCCATTTCCATTTGTGAAAATTATTTTCCAGTACATTTATCAGAAGGTCTTCATCCTCCACGATAAGCACTTTCAAATTAACATCTACCTCAATTTCCCGCATCATTGTGTCTTATACCTAAAATAGTTGCAAAATTTTATTACTAATATTTTCAATCGGTTCGATATAATCAACACAATTCAACTTAATTGCTTCCTTGGGCATACCGAAAACCACACATGTTTCCTCGTTTTGGGCAATGGTTTTTGCCCCTGCATCTTTCATCATTTTCAAACCACGTGCTCCATCACTCCCCATTCCAGTCATTATTGCACCCACAGCATTTGCTCCGGCAATATTAGCAACGGACCGGAAAAGGATGTCCACAGCCGGTCGTTGATGGTGAACCCTCGGACCTTTTTTTAGTTCCACAAAATATCTGGCACCACTCCGGTTTAAAACCATGTGAAAATTTCCCGGAGCAAGAAAGGCTTTTCCCGAAGTAACATATTCACCACCCTGGGCTTCACTTACCTCCAACTCACTTAAACTATTTAATCTTTCAGCAAAAGAAGTCGTGAATTTGGGAGGCATATGCTGAACAATTACTACTCCCGGGCAATTTGCGGGAAGGGAGGAAATCACCTGTTGCAAAGCTTGAGTTCCGCCGGTTGAAGCACCGAGGGCAATAATTTTATTTGTAGTTTCGGATAAAGCTCTTGAAGCAATTTTTGTTTTTTTGGGTATAAAAATTTCTTGTTTAAAGAC comes from Candidatus Cloacimonadota bacterium and encodes:
- a CDS encoding chemotaxis response regulator protein-glutamate methylesterase, with product MIKVLIVDDSAVVRKILKEELSKDPQIQVVGTAPDPYIARDKLVQLEPDVITLDVEMPKMDGITFLRKVMKYKPIPTIIVSSLTTKGSKLAMEAFEAGAVEVIPKPGAAYTIGNMGKDLTFKIHAASKAKVFKQEIFIPKKTKIASRALSETTNKIIALGASTGGTQALQQVISSLPANCPGVVIVQHMPPKFTTSFAERLNSLSELEVSEAQGGEYVTSGKAFLAPGNFHMVLNRSGARYFVELKKGPRVHHQRPAVDILFRSVANIAGANAVGAIMTGMGSDGARGLKMMKDAGAKTIAQNEETCVVFGMPKEAIKLNCVDYIEPIENISNKILQLF